In one Vanessa tameamea isolate UH-Manoa-2023 chromosome 12, ilVanTame1 primary haplotype, whole genome shotgun sequence genomic region, the following are encoded:
- the LOC113398488 gene encoding heterogeneous nuclear ribonucleoprotein R isoform X9: protein MAEGNGEISLEEVPGKDSDVGRTPDYHKLIEYGLDTKVASKLDDIYKTGKLAHAELDERALDALKEFPSDGALSVLGQFLDSNLEHVSNKSAYLCGVMKTYRQKSRAGVQGAPALSSTVQVKGPDEEKIKQILERTGYTLDVTTGQRKYGGPPPGWEGGTPGAGCEVFCGKIPKDMYEDELIPLFERCGTIWDLRLMMDPMTGTNRGYAFVTFTTRDATQRAVHELDNHEIKPGKTLRIKISVPNLRLFVGNIPKSKGKEEILEEFGKLTAGLVEVIIYSSPDDKKKNRGFCFLEYESHKAASLAKRRLGTGRIKSNDPSQVWGCDIIVDWADPQEEPDEQTMSKVKVLYVRNLTQEITEEALKEEFERYGTVERVKKIKDYAFVHFEDRDCAVKAMEELYGKDMGGARLEVSLAKPPSDKKKKEEILRARERRMTQMIYGRGGFDWCSCSPVHGALRGRTPQPQPRPPQARGDYGGWVMWDGRPLGAARGRGWGPWWCAARRSWPPHAQRHAWQPARQAKFTR from the exons ATGGCGGAGGGTAATGGAGAAATATCCCTAGAAGAGGTCCCCGGGAAGGACTCTGATGTTGGCCGGACACCAGATTACCACAAACTTATAGAATATGGCTTGGACACAAAG GTAGCAAGCAAGCTCGACGATATTTATAAGACTGGAAAGCTAGCGCACGCAGAGTTGGACGAGCGTGCGTTAGATGCCTTAAAAGAATTTCCATCCGACGGTGCTTTAAGTGTTCTTGGACAATTTTTAGATTCAAATCTCGAACATGTATCTAATAAAAGTGCTTATTTATGTGGAGTCATGAAAACCTATAG ACAGAAAAGCAGAGCGGGAGTGCAGGGCGCGCCCGCGCTGTCTTCCACTGTCCAGGTCAAAGGACCCGACGAAGAGAAGATCAAACAGATCTTGGAGAGGACCGGTTACACGTTAGACGTGACGACAG GTCAGCGCAAATACGGCGGGCCGCCGCCGGGCTGGGAGGGCGGCACGCCCGGCGCCGGCTGCGAGGTGTTCTGCGGGAAGATCCCCAAGGACATGTACGAGGACGAGCTCATCCCGCTGTTCGAGCGCTGCGGCACCATCTGGGACCTGCGCCTCATGATGGACCCCATGACGGGCACCAACCGCGGGTACGCCTTCGTCACCTTCACGACGCGGGACGCCACGCAGCGCGCCGTGCACGAG CTCGATAATCACGAAATAAAACCGGGGAAGACTCTGAGAATTAAGATTAGCGTTCCGAATCTGCGACTTTTCGTCGGCAACATTCCCAAGTCTAAAGGCAAAGAGGAGATACTGGAAGAGTTTGGTAAATTAACAG CCGGACTCGtagaagtaattatatatagttcGCCCGATGATAAGAAGAAAAATAGAGGATTTTGTTTTTTGGAATACGAGTCTCACAAAGCCGCGTCATTAGCTAAGCGTAGACTTGGAACTGGTAGAATAAAG tcTAATGATCCTTCGCAGGTATGGGGCTGTGATATTATAGTGGATTGGGCTGATCCTCAAGAAGAGCCCGACGAGCAAACTATGAGTAAA GTTAAGGTGTTATACGTCCGAAACCTGACCCAAGAAATAACGGAAGAGGCGCTGAAAGAAGAATTTGAACGTTACGGGACCGTTGAACGAGTCAAGAAGATTAAGGATTATGCTTTCGTCCATTTTGAAGACCGAGATTGTGCTGTtaag GCGATGGAAGAATTATATGGAAAAGATATGGGCGGCGCTCGTTTGGAGGTGTCGCTGGCGAAACCCCCTTCAGACAAGAAGAAGAAAGAGGAAATATTGCGTGCGCGTGAACGTCGGATGACCCAAATGATCTACGGCCGTGGCGG ATTTGATTGGTGCAGCTGCTCGCCGGTGCACGGCGCGCTGCGCGGCCGCACGCCGCAGCCGCAGCCGCGCCCGCCGCAAGCGCGCGGCGACTACG GGGGCTGGGTCATGTGGGACGGGCGCCCGCTGGGCGCGGCGCGGGGCCGCGGCTGGGGCCCGTGGTGGTGCGCGGCGCGCCGCTCGTGGCCGCCGCACGCCCAGCGCCATGCGTGGCAACCCGCGCGCCAAGCCAAGTTTACCAG GTAA
- the LOC113398488 gene encoding heterogeneous nuclear ribonucleoprotein R isoform X7: MAEGNGEISLEEVPGKDSDVGRTPDYHKLIEYGLDTKVASKLDDIYKTGKLAHAELDERALDALKEFPSDGALSVLGQFLDSNLEHVSNKSAYLCGVMKTYRQKSRAGVQGAPALSSTVQVKGPDEEKIKQILERTGYTLDVTTGQRKYGGPPPGWEGGTPGAGCEVFCGKIPKDMYEDELIPLFERCGTIWDLRLMMDPMTGTNRGYAFVTFTTRDATQRAVHELDNHEIKPGKTLRIKISVPNLRLFVGNIPKSKGKEEILEEFGKLTAGLVEVIIYSSPDDKKKNRGFCFLEYESHKAASLAKRRLGTGRIKSNDPSQVWGCDIIVDWADPQEEPDEQTMSKVKVLYVRNLTQEITEEALKEEFERYGTVERVKKIKDYAFVHFEDRDCAVKAMEELYGKDMGGARLEVSLAKPPSDKKKKEEILRARERRMTQMIYGRGGFDWCSCSPVHGALRGRTPQPQPRPPQARGDYDYDYDYYGYGDYRGGYNEPFYRYDEFYFDYAGPPQPSAVRQPPNRAQPDDELALGPNSLYYDLTGGIQGAGSCGTGARWARRGAAAGARGGARRAARGRRTPSAMRGNPRAKPSLPGKRKHDGGQQNAGGESKRRLGAAAAAARGWAGAGS; this comes from the exons ATGGCGGAGGGTAATGGAGAAATATCCCTAGAAGAGGTCCCCGGGAAGGACTCTGATGTTGGCCGGACACCAGATTACCACAAACTTATAGAATATGGCTTGGACACAAAG GTAGCAAGCAAGCTCGACGATATTTATAAGACTGGAAAGCTAGCGCACGCAGAGTTGGACGAGCGTGCGTTAGATGCCTTAAAAGAATTTCCATCCGACGGTGCTTTAAGTGTTCTTGGACAATTTTTAGATTCAAATCTCGAACATGTATCTAATAAAAGTGCTTATTTATGTGGAGTCATGAAAACCTATAG ACAGAAAAGCAGAGCGGGAGTGCAGGGCGCGCCCGCGCTGTCTTCCACTGTCCAGGTCAAAGGACCCGACGAAGAGAAGATCAAACAGATCTTGGAGAGGACCGGTTACACGTTAGACGTGACGACAG GTCAGCGCAAATACGGCGGGCCGCCGCCGGGCTGGGAGGGCGGCACGCCCGGCGCCGGCTGCGAGGTGTTCTGCGGGAAGATCCCCAAGGACATGTACGAGGACGAGCTCATCCCGCTGTTCGAGCGCTGCGGCACCATCTGGGACCTGCGCCTCATGATGGACCCCATGACGGGCACCAACCGCGGGTACGCCTTCGTCACCTTCACGACGCGGGACGCCACGCAGCGCGCCGTGCACGAG CTCGATAATCACGAAATAAAACCGGGGAAGACTCTGAGAATTAAGATTAGCGTTCCGAATCTGCGACTTTTCGTCGGCAACATTCCCAAGTCTAAAGGCAAAGAGGAGATACTGGAAGAGTTTGGTAAATTAACAG CCGGACTCGtagaagtaattatatatagttcGCCCGATGATAAGAAGAAAAATAGAGGATTTTGTTTTTTGGAATACGAGTCTCACAAAGCCGCGTCATTAGCTAAGCGTAGACTTGGAACTGGTAGAATAAAG tcTAATGATCCTTCGCAGGTATGGGGCTGTGATATTATAGTGGATTGGGCTGATCCTCAAGAAGAGCCCGACGAGCAAACTATGAGTAAA GTTAAGGTGTTATACGTCCGAAACCTGACCCAAGAAATAACGGAAGAGGCGCTGAAAGAAGAATTTGAACGTTACGGGACCGTTGAACGAGTCAAGAAGATTAAGGATTATGCTTTCGTCCATTTTGAAGACCGAGATTGTGCTGTtaag GCGATGGAAGAATTATATGGAAAAGATATGGGCGGCGCTCGTTTGGAGGTGTCGCTGGCGAAACCCCCTTCAGACAAGAAGAAGAAAGAGGAAATATTGCGTGCGCGTGAACGTCGGATGACCCAAATGATCTACGGCCGTGGCGG ATTTGATTGGTGCAGCTGCTCGCCGGTGCACGGCGCGCTGCGCGGCCGCACGCCGCAGCCGCAGCCGCGCCCGCCGCAAGCGCGCGGCGACTACG ATTATGATTACGACTATTACGGGTACGGGGATTACCGAGGTGGCTACAATGAGCCATTTTACCGGTACGATGAGTTCTATTTTGATTACGCGGGGCCACCGCAACCGTCCGCCGTCCGCCAGCCTCCCAACAGAGCGCAACCG GACGACGAGCTCGCTCTCGGGCCCAACTCGCTTTACTACGATCTAACTGGAGGCATTCAG GGGGCTGGGTCATGTGGGACGGGCGCCCGCTGGGCGCGGCGCGGGGCCGCGGCTGGGGCCCGTGGTGGTGCGCGGCGCGCCGCTCGTGGCCGCCGCACGCCCAGCGCCATGCGTGGCAACCCGCGCGCCAAGCCAAGTTTACCAG GTAAACGTAAACACGACGGGGGTCAGCAGAACGCTGGGGGGGAGAGCAAGCGGCGGctgggcgcggcggcggcggcggcgcgcgggtGGGCGGGCGCGGGCAGctag
- the LOC113398488 gene encoding heterogeneous nuclear ribonucleoprotein R isoform X4 has protein sequence MAEGNGEISLEEVPGKDSDVGRTPDYHKLIEYGLDTKVASKLDDIYKTGKLAHAELDERALDALKEFPSDGALSVLGQFLDSNLEHVSNKSAYLCGVMKTYRQKSRAGVQGAPALSSTVQVKGPDEEKIKQILERTGYTLDVTTGQRKYGGPPPGWEGGTPGAGCEVFCGKIPKDMYEDELIPLFERCGTIWDLRLMMDPMTGTNRGYAFVTFTTRDATQRAVHELDNHEIKPGKTLRIKISVPNLRLFVGNIPKSKGKEEILEEFGKLTAGLVEVIIYSSPDDKKKNRGFCFLEYESHKAASLAKRRLGTGRIKVWGCDIIVDWADPQEEPDEQTMSKVKVLYVRNLTQEITEEALKEEFERYGTVERVKKIKDYAFVHFEDRDCAVKAMEELYGKDMGGARLEVSLAKPPSDKKKKEEILRARERRMTQMIYGRGGFDWCSCSPVHGALRGRTPQPQPRPPQARGDYDYDYDYYGYGDYRGGYNEPFYRYDEFYFDYAGPPQPSAVRQPPNRAQPDDELALGPNSLYYDLTGGIQGAGSCGTGARWARRGAAAGARGGARRAARGRRTPSAMRGNPRAKPSLPGKRKHDGGQQNAGGESKRRRAAAGRRAREPLSRRHYKLRRGAPRPRTAPRTLRSGSRLRLRPVRPP, from the exons ATGGCGGAGGGTAATGGAGAAATATCCCTAGAAGAGGTCCCCGGGAAGGACTCTGATGTTGGCCGGACACCAGATTACCACAAACTTATAGAATATGGCTTGGACACAAAG GTAGCAAGCAAGCTCGACGATATTTATAAGACTGGAAAGCTAGCGCACGCAGAGTTGGACGAGCGTGCGTTAGATGCCTTAAAAGAATTTCCATCCGACGGTGCTTTAAGTGTTCTTGGACAATTTTTAGATTCAAATCTCGAACATGTATCTAATAAAAGTGCTTATTTATGTGGAGTCATGAAAACCTATAG ACAGAAAAGCAGAGCGGGAGTGCAGGGCGCGCCCGCGCTGTCTTCCACTGTCCAGGTCAAAGGACCCGACGAAGAGAAGATCAAACAGATCTTGGAGAGGACCGGTTACACGTTAGACGTGACGACAG GTCAGCGCAAATACGGCGGGCCGCCGCCGGGCTGGGAGGGCGGCACGCCCGGCGCCGGCTGCGAGGTGTTCTGCGGGAAGATCCCCAAGGACATGTACGAGGACGAGCTCATCCCGCTGTTCGAGCGCTGCGGCACCATCTGGGACCTGCGCCTCATGATGGACCCCATGACGGGCACCAACCGCGGGTACGCCTTCGTCACCTTCACGACGCGGGACGCCACGCAGCGCGCCGTGCACGAG CTCGATAATCACGAAATAAAACCGGGGAAGACTCTGAGAATTAAGATTAGCGTTCCGAATCTGCGACTTTTCGTCGGCAACATTCCCAAGTCTAAAGGCAAAGAGGAGATACTGGAAGAGTTTGGTAAATTAACAG CCGGACTCGtagaagtaattatatatagttcGCCCGATGATAAGAAGAAAAATAGAGGATTTTGTTTTTTGGAATACGAGTCTCACAAAGCCGCGTCATTAGCTAAGCGTAGACTTGGAACTGGTAGAATAAAG GTATGGGGCTGTGATATTATAGTGGATTGGGCTGATCCTCAAGAAGAGCCCGACGAGCAAACTATGAGTAAA GTTAAGGTGTTATACGTCCGAAACCTGACCCAAGAAATAACGGAAGAGGCGCTGAAAGAAGAATTTGAACGTTACGGGACCGTTGAACGAGTCAAGAAGATTAAGGATTATGCTTTCGTCCATTTTGAAGACCGAGATTGTGCTGTtaag GCGATGGAAGAATTATATGGAAAAGATATGGGCGGCGCTCGTTTGGAGGTGTCGCTGGCGAAACCCCCTTCAGACAAGAAGAAGAAAGAGGAAATATTGCGTGCGCGTGAACGTCGGATGACCCAAATGATCTACGGCCGTGGCGG ATTTGATTGGTGCAGCTGCTCGCCGGTGCACGGCGCGCTGCGCGGCCGCACGCCGCAGCCGCAGCCGCGCCCGCCGCAAGCGCGCGGCGACTACG ATTATGATTACGACTATTACGGGTACGGGGATTACCGAGGTGGCTACAATGAGCCATTTTACCGGTACGATGAGTTCTATTTTGATTACGCGGGGCCACCGCAACCGTCCGCCGTCCGCCAGCCTCCCAACAGAGCGCAACCG GACGACGAGCTCGCTCTCGGGCCCAACTCGCTTTACTACGATCTAACTGGAGGCATTCAG GGGGCTGGGTCATGTGGGACGGGCGCCCGCTGGGCGCGGCGCGGGGCCGCGGCTGGGGCCCGTGGTGGTGCGCGGCGCGCCGCTCGTGGCCGCCGCACGCCCAGCGCCATGCGTGGCAACCCGCGCGCCAAGCCAAGTTTACCAG GTAAACGTAAACACGACGGGGGTCAGCAGAACGCTGGGGGGGAGAGCAAGCG ccgtcGCGCCGCCGCCGGGCGCCGCGCGCGCGAGCCCCTGTCCCGGAGACACTACAAGCTGCGCAGGGGAGCACCTCGCCCGCGCACCGCGCCTCGCACGCTCCGCAGCGGTTCACGGTTACGTTTACGCCCGGTCCGCCCGCCCTAG
- the LOC113398488 gene encoding heterogeneous nuclear ribonucleoprotein R isoform X8, with protein MAEGNGEISLEEVPGKDSDVGRTPDYHKLIEYGLDTKVASKLDDIYKTGKLAHAELDERALDALKEFPSDGALSVLGQFLDSNLEHVSNKSAYLCGVMKTYRQKSRAGVQGAPALSSTVQVKGPDEEKIKQILERTGYTLDVTTGQRKYGGPPPGWEGGTPGAGCEVFCGKIPKDMYEDELIPLFERCGTIWDLRLMMDPMTGTNRGYAFVTFTTRDATQRAVHELDNHEIKPGKTLRIKISVPNLRLFVGNIPKSKGKEEILEEFGKLTAGLVEVIIYSSPDDKKKNRGFCFLEYESHKAASLAKRRLGTGRIKSNDPSQVWGCDIIVDWADPQEEPDEQTMSKVKVLYVRNLTQEITEEALKEEFERYGTVERVKKIKDYAFVHFEDRDCAVKAMEELYGKDMGGARLEVSLAKPPSDKKKKEEILRARERRMTQMIYGRGGFDWCSCSPVHGALRGRTPQPQPRPPQARGDYDYDYDYYGYGDYRGGYNEPFYRYDEFYFDYAGPPQPSAVRQPPNRAQPRIC; from the exons ATGGCGGAGGGTAATGGAGAAATATCCCTAGAAGAGGTCCCCGGGAAGGACTCTGATGTTGGCCGGACACCAGATTACCACAAACTTATAGAATATGGCTTGGACACAAAG GTAGCAAGCAAGCTCGACGATATTTATAAGACTGGAAAGCTAGCGCACGCAGAGTTGGACGAGCGTGCGTTAGATGCCTTAAAAGAATTTCCATCCGACGGTGCTTTAAGTGTTCTTGGACAATTTTTAGATTCAAATCTCGAACATGTATCTAATAAAAGTGCTTATTTATGTGGAGTCATGAAAACCTATAG ACAGAAAAGCAGAGCGGGAGTGCAGGGCGCGCCCGCGCTGTCTTCCACTGTCCAGGTCAAAGGACCCGACGAAGAGAAGATCAAACAGATCTTGGAGAGGACCGGTTACACGTTAGACGTGACGACAG GTCAGCGCAAATACGGCGGGCCGCCGCCGGGCTGGGAGGGCGGCACGCCCGGCGCCGGCTGCGAGGTGTTCTGCGGGAAGATCCCCAAGGACATGTACGAGGACGAGCTCATCCCGCTGTTCGAGCGCTGCGGCACCATCTGGGACCTGCGCCTCATGATGGACCCCATGACGGGCACCAACCGCGGGTACGCCTTCGTCACCTTCACGACGCGGGACGCCACGCAGCGCGCCGTGCACGAG CTCGATAATCACGAAATAAAACCGGGGAAGACTCTGAGAATTAAGATTAGCGTTCCGAATCTGCGACTTTTCGTCGGCAACATTCCCAAGTCTAAAGGCAAAGAGGAGATACTGGAAGAGTTTGGTAAATTAACAG CCGGACTCGtagaagtaattatatatagttcGCCCGATGATAAGAAGAAAAATAGAGGATTTTGTTTTTTGGAATACGAGTCTCACAAAGCCGCGTCATTAGCTAAGCGTAGACTTGGAACTGGTAGAATAAAG tcTAATGATCCTTCGCAGGTATGGGGCTGTGATATTATAGTGGATTGGGCTGATCCTCAAGAAGAGCCCGACGAGCAAACTATGAGTAAA GTTAAGGTGTTATACGTCCGAAACCTGACCCAAGAAATAACGGAAGAGGCGCTGAAAGAAGAATTTGAACGTTACGGGACCGTTGAACGAGTCAAGAAGATTAAGGATTATGCTTTCGTCCATTTTGAAGACCGAGATTGTGCTGTtaag GCGATGGAAGAATTATATGGAAAAGATATGGGCGGCGCTCGTTTGGAGGTGTCGCTGGCGAAACCCCCTTCAGACAAGAAGAAGAAAGAGGAAATATTGCGTGCGCGTGAACGTCGGATGACCCAAATGATCTACGGCCGTGGCGG ATTTGATTGGTGCAGCTGCTCGCCGGTGCACGGCGCGCTGCGCGGCCGCACGCCGCAGCCGCAGCCGCGCCCGCCGCAAGCGCGCGGCGACTACG ATTATGATTACGACTATTACGGGTACGGGGATTACCGAGGTGGCTACAATGAGCCATTTTACCGGTACGATGAGTTCTATTTTGATTACGCGGGGCCACCGCAACCGTCCGCCGTCCGCCAGCCTCCCAACAGAGCGCAACCG AGAATATGTTAA